A window from Phaeocystidibacter marisrubri encodes these proteins:
- a CDS encoding type I restriction endonuclease subunit R — MPQYKTIAESNNFIVLEKYTKYSDLHEAPVIYQTESALETEFIQDLIDQGYIYSKEINTKEAMLANVRIQLQTLNSMEFKDSEWARFVQEYLDKPGDGIIDKTRKIHDNYIYDFVFDDGHIQNIYLVDKNNVLRNKLQVISQFEQKGTHSNRYDVTILVNGIPLVQVELKKRGVAIREAFNQVHRYSKESFNSDNSLFKYLQVFVISNGTDSRYFANTVRRDKNSYDFTMNWAKADNSLIKDLKDFTATFFEKGTLLKVLLTYSVFDTSDTLLIMRPYQIAATERILWKIKSSFHAKKWSTNESGGFIWHTTGSGKTLTSFKAARLATELDFIDKVFFVVDRKDLDFQTMKEYQRFSPESVNGSESTAGLKRNIEQDDNKIIVTTIQKLNNLMKNEDALPVYQKQVVFIFDEAHRSQFGEAQKNLNKKFKKFFQFGFTGTPIFPENALGAETTASVFGRELHSYVITDAIRDEKVLKFKVDYNDVRPKFKSIETEIDEKKLSAAENKSALLHPIRIKEISQYVLQNFKQKTHRTKGGNSGFNAMFAVSSVDAAKCYYEELNKLQEESEKPLKIATIFSFAANEEQNAIGEIADETFEPSALDQSAKEFLTNAISDYNSMFKTSYGVESREFQNYYRDLAKRVKNKEIDLIIVVGMFLTGFDAPTLNTLFVDKNLRYHGLMQAFSRTNRIYDATKTFGNIITFRDLEKATVDAITLFGDKNTKDVVLEKSFREYLEGFTDINSGDARRGLIDVVNDLNKKFPNPDEIVTEKDKKEFAKIFGEYLRVENILQNYDEFTHLKAIQTLDASDPDAVEAFKDTHFISDENIAAYRDIDLPTERRVQDYRSTYNDIRDWLRKERRGKEAEESTIDWDDVIFEVDLLKSQEINLDYILELIFEHNKKTKDKASLIEEIRRVIRSSIGNRAKESLIVDFINDTELDEIQDKASVIDSFFSYAQRKQKTEATELITEENLNVEAAKRYISASLRREYASVNGTELNALLPKMSPLNPQYLTKKQSVFQKISSFVDKFKGVGGQL; from the coding sequence ATGCCACAGTATAAGACTATAGCGGAATCAAATAACTTCATAGTACTTGAAAAGTATACGAAGTACTCAGATCTTCATGAGGCTCCGGTTATTTATCAGACAGAATCCGCGCTTGAGACTGAGTTTATCCAAGATTTGATTGACCAAGGTTACATATACTCAAAAGAGATAAACACAAAGGAAGCTATGCTGGCTAATGTCCGAATCCAACTTCAGACATTGAACAGCATGGAGTTTAAAGATAGTGAGTGGGCTCGCTTCGTTCAGGAGTATTTAGACAAGCCAGGAGATGGTATAATAGATAAGACCAGAAAAATTCACGACAACTATATCTATGACTTTGTATTTGATGATGGACATATCCAAAACATTTATCTGGTAGACAAGAATAATGTCCTGCGAAACAAACTACAAGTCATCTCACAATTTGAGCAGAAAGGAACACATTCCAATCGTTACGATGTAACCATTTTGGTCAATGGCATACCTCTAGTGCAGGTAGAACTTAAGAAGCGTGGAGTCGCTATTCGCGAGGCTTTTAACCAAGTGCATCGCTATAGCAAGGAAAGCTTTAATAGTGACAATTCATTGTTCAAGTACTTGCAGGTTTTCGTTATATCAAATGGGACAGACAGCCGCTACTTCGCAAATACGGTAAGACGTGATAAGAACAGCTATGACTTCACCATGAACTGGGCGAAGGCTGATAATTCATTAATTAAGGATTTGAAGGATTTCACGGCTACATTCTTTGAGAAGGGTACCCTCCTTAAGGTATTGCTTACATATTCTGTATTTGACACAAGTGATACCCTCCTCATTATGAGGCCATATCAGATTGCAGCTACAGAACGGATTTTGTGGAAGATTAAGAGTTCATTCCATGCTAAAAAATGGTCAACCAATGAAAGCGGCGGTTTCATATGGCATACTACAGGATCAGGAAAAACCCTTACGAGCTTTAAAGCAGCGAGACTTGCAACCGAACTTGACTTCATAGATAAAGTTTTCTTTGTGGTTGATCGTAAGGACTTGGACTTTCAGACTATGAAAGAATACCAACGATTCTCTCCTGAAAGTGTAAATGGCTCTGAAAGTACAGCAGGTTTAAAGCGGAACATTGAACAAGATGATAACAAGATTATCGTCACTACCATTCAGAAGCTGAACAACCTCATGAAAAATGAAGACGCATTACCTGTTTACCAGAAACAAGTGGTCTTTATTTTTGATGAAGCGCACCGCTCTCAATTCGGTGAAGCACAAAAGAACCTCAATAAAAAATTCAAAAAATTCTTTCAATTCGGATTCACTGGAACACCAATTTTTCCAGAGAATGCATTAGGAGCTGAAACCACGGCAAGTGTTTTTGGGAGAGAGTTACATTCTTATGTTATTACAGATGCCATTAGGGATGAAAAGGTTCTAAAATTCAAGGTAGATTACAATGATGTTCGCCCCAAGTTTAAGAGCATTGAAACAGAAATAGATGAGAAAAAGCTAAGTGCCGCAGAGAATAAAAGCGCCCTGCTACACCCAATTCGCATCAAAGAGATTTCGCAGTACGTACTTCAAAACTTCAAACAAAAGACACATAGAACCAAAGGCGGAAACAGTGGCTTTAACGCAATGTTTGCGGTAAGTAGTGTTGACGCTGCAAAATGCTATTATGAAGAGCTCAATAAGCTTCAGGAGGAAAGCGAAAAGCCACTGAAGATAGCCACCATCTTTTCTTTTGCAGCAAACGAAGAACAAAATGCAATTGGAGAAATTGCCGACGAAACCTTTGAACCATCAGCTTTGGATCAAAGTGCAAAAGAGTTTTTGACCAATGCCATCTCTGACTACAATTCGATGTTCAAAACCAGCTATGGCGTTGAAAGCAGAGAGTTCCAGAACTACTACAGAGACCTAGCAAAACGAGTTAAAAACAAAGAGATTGACTTAATCATTGTAGTCGGCATGTTCCTTACTGGTTTTGATGCGCCAACTCTTAACACGTTGTTCGTCGACAAGAATCTCCGTTATCACGGTTTAATGCAAGCGTTCTCTCGAACCAATAGAATCTACGACGCTACTAAAACCTTCGGAAACATTATTACCTTTCGCGATTTAGAAAAAGCTACGGTTGATGCTATAACACTTTTCGGAGATAAGAACACCAAAGATGTAGTTTTAGAAAAAAGCTTCAGGGAATATCTTGAAGGCTTCACAGATATTAATTCCGGTGATGCTCGAAGAGGCCTTATTGATGTAGTTAATGATCTCAATAAAAAATTCCCAAATCCTGATGAAATAGTCACGGAAAAGGACAAAAAAGAATTCGCCAAAATCTTTGGTGAATATTTAAGAGTTGAGAACATTCTCCAAAACTATGATGAGTTCACCCACTTAAAAGCAATTCAAACTCTCGACGCTAGTGACCCAGATGCCGTCGAAGCTTTTAAGGATACGCATTTTATAAGCGATGAGAACATTGCGGCTTATCGCGATATTGATTTACCAACTGAGCGTAGAGTTCAAGATTATCGATCAACTTACAATGACATTCGTGACTGGCTGAGAAAAGAACGCCGTGGCAAGGAAGCTGAGGAGTCAACCATTGATTGGGATGATGTGATCTTTGAGGTCGACCTGCTTAAGTCCCAAGAGATAAACCTCGATTATATCCTTGAACTCATCTTTGAACACAACAAGAAAACGAAGGACAAGGCTTCATTAATCGAAGAGATCAGAAGAGTTATTCGTTCAAGTATAGGAAACAGAGCCAAGGAAAGCTTAATTGTAGATTTCATCAATGACACCGAACTTGATGAAATACAAGATAAAGCAAGTGTGATTGATTCTTTCTTCTCCTATGCTCAACGCAAACAGAAAACTGAAGCAACGGAGCTCATCACCGAAGAAAATTTGAATGTAGAAGCGGCTAAGCGATACATTTCAGCTTCTTTAAGACGAGAATACGCAAGTGTGAATGGAACTGAACTCAATGCACTTTTACCAAAAATGAGTCCTTTGAATCCTCAGTACTTGACAAAAAAGCAAAGTGTATTTCAAAAGATATCTTCATTTGTGGACAAATTTAAAGGAGTGGGAGGGCAATTATAG